One window from the genome of Bubalus kerabau isolate K-KA32 ecotype Philippines breed swamp buffalo chromosome 17, PCC_UOA_SB_1v2, whole genome shotgun sequence encodes:
- the LOC129632549 gene encoding protein N-lysine methyltransferase METTL21D-like, with amino-acid sequence MEGTVLRLQQYGSGGVGCVVWDAAIVLSKYLETPGFSGDGAHALSRRSVLELGSGTGAVGLMAATLGADVIVTDLEELQDLLKMNINMNKHLVTGSVQARGGRIRRLPFSARLYTDG; translated from the coding sequence ATGGAGGGCACGGTGTTACGACTGCAGCAGTATGGCTCCGGCGGCGTGGGTTGCGTTGTTTGGGACGCTGCCATTGTCCTTTCTAAATACCTGGAAACGCCCGGATTTTCCGGCGATGGGGCCCACGCGCTGAGCCGGCGGTCGGTGCTAGAGCTGGGCTCAGGCACCGGGGCTGTGGGGCTCATGGCCGCTACCCTCGGGGCAGATGTTATAGTCACCGATCTTGAGGAATTGCAAGACTTGCTGAAGATGAATATTAATATGAACAAGCATCTTGTCACTGGTTCTGTTCAAGCCAGGGGGGGAAGAATTAGAAGACTTCCCTTCTCCGCCAGACTATATACTGATGGCTGA